The following proteins are encoded in a genomic region of Desulfovibrio sp. JC010:
- the purM gene encoding phosphoribosylformylglycinamidine cyclo-ligase, whose product MASRSDAYKAAGVDIDAANDFIGRIKGMVGSTFTKGVVTDIGGFGGLFKLDLNQMDEPVLVAGADGVGTKLKLAFAVNKHDTIGIDLVAMSVNDILVQGAKPLFFLDYFATGKLESGVAEEVLAGVVEGCKQSGCALLGGETAEMPGFYADGEYDLSGFCVGMVDNAKIVDGSSITIGDSIIGIESSGIHSNGYSLVRKLFDESGLKADDLLPGTDQKIGEALLTPTRIYVDAVHNLSRDIEIKGMVHVTGGGFYDNLPRILPKQVTAEINFNSWEVLPVFNWLKEQGDLSWPEMLQIFNTGIGYILVVSKDREEDVLSRLSGMKLNSWKIGEITARDGDSEQVKVNF is encoded by the coding sequence ATGGCAAGTCGTTCTGATGCATATAAAGCCGCCGGTGTAGATATCGACGCGGCTAATGATTTTATCGGTCGCATTAAAGGTATGGTGGGTTCCACCTTCACCAAAGGTGTGGTCACCGATATCGGCGGTTTCGGCGGGCTGTTCAAGCTTGACCTGAACCAGATGGATGAGCCCGTGCTGGTGGCAGGTGCCGACGGTGTGGGAACCAAGCTTAAACTCGCTTTTGCCGTGAACAAGCACGATACCATCGGTATCGACCTTGTGGCCATGAGCGTAAACGATATTCTCGTGCAGGGCGCAAAACCCTTGTTCTTCCTCGACTACTTCGCAACCGGCAAACTTGAATCCGGTGTGGCTGAAGAAGTGCTCGCGGGTGTTGTGGAAGGTTGCAAGCAGTCCGGCTGTGCGCTGCTCGGCGGTGAGACCGCGGAAATGCCCGGCTTCTACGCTGACGGCGAGTACGACCTTTCCGGTTTTTGTGTAGGCATGGTGGATAACGCCAAGATTGTTGACGGTTCCTCCATCACCATAGGGGATTCCATCATTGGTATCGAGTCTTCCGGTATCCATTCCAACGGATACTCCCTTGTGCGTAAGCTGTTTGATGAGTCCGGCCTGAAAGCAGACGACCTGCTGCCCGGCACCGACCAGAAAATCGGCGAAGCATTGCTGACTCCCACCAGAATCTACGTTGATGCGGTTCACAATCTTTCCCGCGATATTGAAATCAAGGGCATGGTTCACGTGACCGGAGGTGGTTTCTACGACAACCTGCCCCGCATCCTGCCCAAGCAGGTTACCGCTGAAATCAACTTTAATTCATGGGAAGTTCTGCCTGTGTTCAACTGGCTTAAAGAGCAGGGCGACCTGAGCTGGCCTGAAATGCTGCAGATTTTCAACACCGGTATCGGCTACATCCTCGTTGTATCCAAAGATCGTGAAGAAGATGTGCTCAGCAGACTTTCCGGCATGAAACTCAACTCATGGAAGATCGGTGAAATTACCGCCCGTGACGGAGATTCCGAGCAGGTTAAAGTTAATTTTTAG
- a CDS encoding EAL and HDOD domain-containing protein yields the protein MPGKKPLYDKIFFARQPILMPDQSLWGYELLFRGSSEATSAEISDSYKATLRVAADLCAAPGEKMPDNVKLVVNFSHKAVMDKIPYSLPAGKTVVQIPETTPPTPNLIKALQELSKDGYYIAIDDFEARPQGEFLIAYADAIIVDILSADEEKLNRICDLCKEYNTKVIAKRVENNAQYNLAQKMGFNFFQGFYFKKPENIKGRKLRSGEIVKLKLLKLIEDPSPDFKALADALQNDVSISFRLLTLLNSPTFGFSQKITSIKQALVLAGWKMLKNWLRVILLTDLTPEEKSRELPQLATQRAKFLQLVALRSGKGLAPDSMFLLGLFSLLGAMFDMSMKELTSYLPLEEEINDALCGEDNIYNRYLELTSFFEAGDWDNLEFLLGELDLDPVQVSKSYYESTRWANSFFQIPGTP from the coding sequence ATGCCCGGCAAAAAACCGCTTTACGACAAAATATTTTTCGCGCGCCAGCCCATTCTCATGCCTGATCAGTCCCTGTGGGGGTATGAGCTGCTTTTCAGAGGCAGCAGCGAAGCGACCAGTGCTGAAATTTCCGACAGCTACAAAGCGACCCTGCGCGTAGCGGCTGACCTGTGCGCCGCCCCCGGTGAAAAAATGCCGGATAACGTAAAGCTGGTGGTCAATTTTTCCCACAAAGCCGTCATGGATAAAATCCCCTACTCCCTGCCAGCGGGAAAGACGGTTGTTCAGATTCCGGAAACAACACCTCCCACTCCCAACCTGATCAAAGCCCTGCAGGAACTGTCCAAAGACGGTTACTACATTGCCATTGATGATTTTGAAGCAAGGCCCCAGGGTGAATTTCTGATCGCTTATGCCGATGCAATCATTGTGGACATTCTGTCTGCAGATGAAGAAAAACTGAACCGCATCTGCGACCTGTGCAAGGAATACAATACCAAAGTCATCGCCAAGCGGGTTGAGAACAATGCCCAGTATAATCTGGCCCAGAAAATGGGTTTCAATTTTTTTCAGGGGTTTTACTTCAAGAAACCGGAAAACATAAAAGGCCGCAAGCTGCGCTCCGGTGAAATTGTAAAGCTCAAGCTGCTCAAGCTCATCGAAGACCCGTCTCCGGATTTCAAAGCTCTTGCCGATGCTTTACAAAATGATGTTTCTATCAGCTTCAGATTGCTGACCCTGCTTAATTCGCCCACTTTCGGCTTTTCTCAAAAGATAACTTCCATCAAGCAGGCCCTTGTGCTGGCTGGCTGGAAGATGCTCAAAAACTGGTTGCGGGTCATCCTGCTTACCGACCTGACCCCGGAAGAAAAAAGCCGGGAACTTCCTCAACTGGCAACCCAACGGGCAAAATTTCTGCAACTGGTCGCTCTGCGTTCCGGTAAAGGATTGGCACCGGATTCCATGTTCCTGCTGGGACTTTTCTCTCTGCTCGGTGCCATGTTCGACATGTCCATGAAAGAACTGACCAGCTACCTGCCCCTTGAAGAAGAAATCAATGATGCCCTGTGCGGGGAAGACAATATTTACAACAGGTATCTGGAACTGACTTCTTTCTTTGAAGCCGGAGACTGGGACAATCTCGAATTCCTGCTGGGAGAACTCGATCTGGATCCGGTACAGGTTTCCAAAAGCTACTACGAGTCCACCCGCTGGGCGAACAGCTTTTTTCAGATTCCGGGAACCCCCTGA
- a CDS encoding transposase, whose translation MPGVQILLLRPVNSKAYSINCCKPFFVGNRPGDLFNFWGSWGGGAGAGYFWDREPGLATCPDHDTSDRNNFMQEYIRKYCNTIRNRSQENKTAFIALTKLPSIPVSPCISLLRQELDSMVRTIYLCNLDNNQQIQELLSQMFRGEQWHLISAKGKKQMIRDREMVDIATNLHGWTEYVYKFGCSFIHLSNFHQYNSSDPLINLCQTDIDNIENYIQQYHGPCHSGKLNFDSIIQILPQIFDKINANLQYDIEDFEKKYPVK comes from the coding sequence ATGCCGGGGGTTCAAATCCTCCTGCTCCGACCAGTAAATTCAAAGGCTTACAGCATTAATTGTTGTAAGCCTTTTTTCGTGGGGAACCGTCCGGGGGACCTTTTTAATTTTTGGGGTAGTTGGGGTGGCGGTGCTGGTGCGGGTTATTTTTGGGATCGGGAGCCGGGATTAGCTACTTGTCCTGATCATGACACATCTGATAGAAATAATTTTATGCAAGAATATATACGTAAATACTGCAACACTATCCGTAATAGATCTCAAGAAAACAAAACAGCCTTCATAGCCCTTACCAAGCTACCTTCAATACCCGTAAGTCCATGCATTAGTCTATTACGACAAGAACTAGATTCTATGGTTAGGACTATTTATCTGTGCAATCTTGATAACAATCAACAAATCCAAGAATTACTCTCTCAAATGTTTCGAGGGGAACAATGGCATCTGATCTCTGCCAAGGGCAAAAAACAAATGATTAGAGATAGAGAAATGGTTGATATTGCAACCAACCTTCATGGATGGACAGAATACGTATATAAATTTGGTTGCTCATTCATACATCTATCTAACTTTCATCAATATAATTCCTCTGATCCCTTAATTAATCTTTGCCAAACGGACATAGATAACATTGAGAATTATATCCAACAATACCATGGACCATGTCACAGTGGTAAACTTAATTTTGATTCCATAATTCAAATTCTCCCTCAAATTTTTGATAAAATAAATGCAAATTTACAATACGACATTGAAGATTTTGAAAAGAAATATCCTGTAAAATAA
- a CDS encoding sensor histidine kinase KdpD: MPNSRLSDEHVKLNFLITGKNPLIHTIVPVLHDLGHEVSITRSPRETLFTYASQQPDLLIIAEQEDATQTFASIREVNGEAPALFIIDTSNPESFEPLLDFQNVSFLPASSSKEKLLGFIENFRTQHIRQKKHEDDAKLYGLILQSLPFPALLVSTRTQGTILANKAAHDQLPAFEYNQQPPFISSLSDEVRRNLFSDLESYHLHSLNSVNAYERFWDLTVDQVAPSVFMLLAIDVTEQRQQMQLREEMERIARHDLRSPTANIVGMSRILETEAGLQDEFQQLAEIVRKTSERMIRQIDTSLTLIRLETGTLKADAHPFNLYSAISAAIGDLNQLVEDKGLEIVSQLDGDPIQEECSIVCYGEVSLIITMFSNLLKNAAEAAPENSTITISITEDSRFITTKIHNMGEIPVSIRETFFDRYATYGKKHGTGLGTYSARLIASGSGGDISFTTSKEKGTTLITTIPKPSI; encoded by the coding sequence ATGCCTAACTCTCGCCTCAGCGATGAACATGTAAAGCTGAACTTCCTGATCACCGGAAAAAATCCGCTGATCCATACCATCGTCCCGGTACTGCACGATCTAGGGCACGAGGTATCCATCACCCGCTCCCCAAGGGAAACCCTGTTCACCTACGCCAGCCAGCAACCGGACCTGCTCATCATAGCCGAACAGGAAGACGCCACCCAGACCTTCGCCAGTATCCGCGAGGTAAACGGAGAAGCCCCGGCTCTTTTCATAATTGATACATCCAATCCGGAGTCATTTGAACCGCTCCTCGACTTCCAGAATGTATCCTTTCTGCCCGCTTCTTCATCTAAAGAAAAGCTGCTCGGCTTTATAGAGAATTTTCGTACCCAGCATATCCGCCAAAAAAAGCATGAAGATGATGCCAAGCTGTACGGCCTGATCCTGCAAAGCCTGCCTTTCCCGGCACTGCTGGTCAGCACCAGAACACAGGGCACCATACTCGCCAACAAGGCGGCCCACGACCAGCTTCCGGCATTTGAATACAATCAGCAGCCGCCTTTCATATCCTCGCTGTCAGATGAAGTGCGCCGCAATCTTTTCAGCGACCTTGAATCCTACCACCTGCATTCCCTGAATTCAGTCAATGCCTACGAAAGATTCTGGGACCTGACTGTGGATCAGGTGGCCCCCTCTGTATTCATGCTGCTGGCTATAGATGTCACCGAGCAACGCCAGCAGATGCAGCTGCGCGAGGAAATGGAACGTATCGCCAGACACGACCTGCGCTCACCCACAGCCAATATTGTGGGCATGTCCCGCATCCTTGAGACCGAAGCCGGGCTTCAGGATGAATTTCAGCAGCTGGCGGAAATTGTCCGTAAAACAAGCGAACGCATGATCCGCCAGATCGACACCTCGCTGACCCTGATCAGACTGGAGACCGGAACGCTTAAAGCGGATGCCCATCCTTTCAACCTGTACAGTGCCATCAGTGCGGCTATCGGAGACCTCAACCAGCTGGTGGAAGACAAAGGACTGGAAATCGTCAGCCAGCTTGACGGGGACCCCATTCAGGAAGAATGCTCGATTGTCTGCTACGGCGAGGTTTCACTGATCATCACCATGTTCTCAAACTTGCTCAAAAACGCAGCCGAAGCAGCCCCGGAAAACAGCACAATTACCATCAGCATCACTGAAGACAGCCGTTTCATCACCACAAAAATCCACAACATGGGTGAAATTCCGGTCAGCATCCGCGAAACATTTTTTGACCGCTACGCCACCTACGGCAAAAAGCACGGCACAGGACTGGGCACCTACAGCGCGAGACTCATTGCCAGCGGCTCAGGCGGAGATATTTCATTCACAACGTCCAAAGAAAAGGGTACTACCCTGATCACAACGATCCCCAAACCTTCAATATAA
- a CDS encoding radical SAM protein, giving the protein MAAKKKPRPLLVFADENGQIFDHPELEMMCRRGDELFQPKPEEYIPLPPDSEFFLLPGRFPIGLDPETGEVVEMEGTAVTAFPCPGHTLTGLAAYGNTEDAPVLPMFSYGAVGYANGKFWVTAKKVDEDKRQIFTKIPNKKIDAGAQRIMKELPDNRLVRHLAGCALTYGCPAAKNLALGRFECPLPTARTCNARCIGCISEQPEDSGFPSPQERIKFTPTAKEISEVMHYHAKRERKPIFSFGQGCEGEPLTEHVLLAEAIQKYRDEGGIGTVNINTNGSITESMEPLAAAGLNSIRVSLNSLREDVYNTYYRPKGYKFDDVVATIAKAKELGLHVSLNYLYFPGISDTEFEVSALVEIAKKTEFDFIQLRNLNIDPDLYMELMEPYEFGPGMGFVNFRKRIKNECPWVNFGYFNPYLGDGKKKKG; this is encoded by the coding sequence ATGGCTGCCAAAAAAAAACCGCGCCCGCTGCTTGTCTTTGCCGACGAGAACGGACAGATATTTGACCACCCTGAACTTGAAATGATGTGCCGCCGGGGCGATGAACTCTTCCAGCCCAAGCCGGAAGAATATATCCCTCTGCCCCCGGACAGTGAATTCTTCCTGCTTCCCGGACGTTTCCCCATCGGTCTGGACCCGGAAACCGGTGAAGTGGTTGAGATGGAAGGCACTGCGGTCACCGCATTCCCCTGCCCCGGCCATACCCTGACCGGGCTTGCCGCGTACGGAAACACCGAAGACGCCCCGGTACTCCCCATGTTCTCCTATGGAGCAGTGGGATACGCCAACGGGAAATTCTGGGTTACCGCCAAAAAGGTGGATGAGGACAAGCGTCAGATCTTCACCAAAATACCCAACAAGAAAATCGATGCCGGGGCCCAGCGCATTATGAAGGAGCTGCCCGACAACAGGCTGGTCCGCCATCTGGCCGGATGCGCGCTGACTTATGGCTGCCCTGCGGCAAAAAACCTTGCCCTCGGTCGCTTTGAATGTCCGCTGCCAACTGCCCGGACCTGCAACGCCCGCTGCATCGGCTGTATTTCCGAACAACCGGAAGATTCCGGCTTCCCCTCCCCGCAGGAACGCATAAAATTTACCCCCACGGCCAAGGAAATCAGCGAGGTCATGCATTACCACGCCAAGCGTGAACGCAAGCCGATCTTCTCCTTCGGGCAGGGCTGCGAAGGCGAACCGCTCACCGAGCACGTTCTGCTCGCCGAAGCCATCCAGAAATATCGCGATGAAGGCGGCATCGGCACCGTAAACATCAACACCAACGGCTCCATCACCGAATCAATGGAACCGCTGGCCGCAGCAGGACTCAACTCCATCAGAGTCAGCCTGAACAGCCTGCGCGAAGATGTATACAACACCTACTATCGCCCCAAAGGCTATAAATTCGATGACGTGGTAGCCACAATTGCCAAGGCCAAGGAACTGGGGCTGCACGTATCCCTGAACTATCTCTATTTTCCGGGAATCAGCGATACGGAATTCGAAGTCAGTGCTCTTGTGGAAATAGCCAAGAAGACCGAATTCGATTTCATCCAGTTGCGCAACCTGAACATCGACCCTGATCTGTACATGGAACTCATGGAGCCTTATGAATTCGGCCCCGGCATGGGTTTCGTCAACTTCCGCAAGCGGATCAAGAACGAATGCCCGTGGGTCAACTTCGGATATTTCAACCCCTATCTTGGGGATGGGAAGAAAAAGAAGGGATAG
- the amrS gene encoding AmmeMemoRadiSam system radical SAM enzyme: MLHPARLWKPLKDGKVQCRLCSHFCIIDENAHGNCGVRQNVDGKLLTRTYELVAALNVDPVEKKPLYHFLPGTSTFSLGTQGCNFGCTFCQNASLSQHPKTGREITGQKVTPEILVEAAVAHKCNSISYTYSEPTVFFELMQDTARLAHAKGLKNIMVSNGFQSPECIEELTGLIDAANIDLKAFNETFYTDICGGRLNPVLDNLRQMKKNGWWVEVTTLLIPGKNDSPDELKQLAAFIASELGPEVPWHISRFHPDYKMQDCPVTSMEALQLARKAGTAAGLEYVYIGNVPGNDNSSTFCPDCHKELLQRFGFEMTNAGLHDGMCKYCGCKINGVF, encoded by the coding sequence ATGCTTCATCCGGCCAGACTCTGGAAACCGCTCAAGGACGGCAAGGTGCAATGCCGCCTGTGCAGCCACTTCTGCATAATTGACGAAAACGCACATGGAAACTGCGGAGTGCGGCAAAATGTTGACGGAAAACTTTTGACCCGCACCTACGAACTTGTGGCCGCCCTCAACGTGGACCCGGTGGAAAAAAAGCCGCTCTACCACTTTCTGCCCGGCACCAGCACCTTTTCGCTGGGCACGCAGGGCTGTAATTTCGGCTGCACTTTCTGCCAGAACGCCTCCCTTTCCCAGCACCCCAAAACAGGGCGGGAAATAACCGGTCAGAAGGTAACCCCGGAAATTCTGGTGGAAGCGGCCGTTGCCCATAAATGCAATTCCATTTCCTACACCTATTCCGAGCCGACCGTATTTTTCGAACTGATGCAGGATACCGCCCGTCTGGCCCACGCCAAAGGGCTGAAAAACATCATGGTTTCCAACGGCTTCCAAAGCCCGGAATGTATCGAAGAACTGACCGGGCTGATCGATGCCGCCAACATCGACCTCAAAGCATTCAACGAGACTTTCTACACCGACATCTGCGGCGGACGTCTGAATCCGGTCCTCGACAACCTGCGGCAGATGAAGAAAAACGGCTGGTGGGTAGAGGTAACCACCCTGCTCATCCCCGGCAAGAACGATTCCCCGGACGAGCTGAAACAGCTGGCAGCATTCATCGCAAGTGAGCTGGGTCCGGAAGTTCCATGGCACATTTCCCGCTTCCACCCGGACTACAAAATGCAGGATTGTCCGGTCACCTCCATGGAAGCCCTGCAACTGGCCCGAAAAGCCGGGACCGCAGCCGGCCTTGAGTACGTCTACATCGGCAATGTACCGGGCAACGACAATTCATCCACCTTCTGCCCGGACTGCCACAAGGAACTGCTCCAGCGTTTCGGCTTTGAAATGACCAACGCGGGCCTTCACGACGGCATGTGTAAATATTGCGGCTGCAAAATTAACGGGGTATTTTAA
- a CDS encoding type II toxin-antitoxin system ParD family antitoxin, which yields MQKNTSVTLGEHFDTFISDQVKSGRFNSASETIRAGLRLLEEREAKLKALQFALREGEESGLSDYSLENIMEDLDS from the coding sequence ATGCAAAAAAATACCAGCGTAACCTTAGGCGAACACTTTGATACCTTTATTAGCGATCAGGTAAAATCCGGTCGTTTCAATTCCGCAAGCGAAACAATCCGCGCAGGACTTAGGCTCCTTGAAGAAAGAGAGGCCAAACTAAAGGCTCTACAATTCGCTCTGCGCGAAGGCGAGGAAAGCGGTCTTTCCGACTACTCCCTCGAAAACATTATGGAAGACTTGGATAGCTAG
- a CDS encoding DUF1318 domain-containing protein, with product MLKKTAQVLTLFSLLSFVACVTVNIYFPAAKVERAAEDIVEDVYGTDAEQQDNKDDQSALETFLALIAPQAAHAQVSKAEIDKKSNSAIRGLKKAIGADHKKLVPYYRAGNIGITKDGYLQIISKDGLNIKDTAALRRLVAQDNDIRDQLYTEVAASMNIPGSEIEKVKAIFAEEWQERAPSGWFIQSKSGKWVKK from the coding sequence ATGCTCAAAAAAACCGCGCAGGTTTTAACACTTTTCAGCCTTCTTTCCTTTGTCGCCTGTGTGACAGTGAACATCTATTTCCCGGCCGCCAAAGTGGAACGGGCCGCCGAGGACATCGTAGAAGATGTATACGGAACCGATGCCGAGCAGCAGGATAACAAGGACGACCAGTCCGCCCTTGAAACCTTCCTTGCCCTGATCGCCCCGCAGGCTGCCCATGCACAGGTCAGCAAAGCGGAAATTGATAAAAAATCCAATTCCGCCATCCGCGGCCTGAAAAAAGCAATCGGAGCCGACCACAAAAAACTGGTCCCCTATTACCGGGCAGGCAACATCGGCATCACCAAAGACGGCTACCTGCAAATCATCAGCAAAGACGGGCTGAACATCAAAGACACCGCAGCCCTGCGCCGTCTGGTAGCACAGGATAACGACATCCGTGACCAGCTCTATACCGAAGTAGCCGCTTCCATGAACATCCCCGGCAGCGAAATCGAAAAAGTGAAAGCCATCTTCGCCGAAGAATGGCAGGAACGCGCGCCTTCCGGCTGGTTTATCCAGAGCAAGAGCGGAAAATGGGTTAAAAAATAA
- a CDS encoding ABC transporter substrate-binding protein, producing the protein MKQFVFCLFAAISAMLLCMAQPCAADTLRVMLHTGSFPPYFFAEGDSRTGTIKDIFSVLARETGDSIEYVRVPFNRALLKFEAGQIDIEPMTNPAWRRNSKVPGIYSIPYTVSRETVLFNSSSYFPFHGPEDFWGKTVGVVRGYRYPEFDSYFADGRIIDHRLENEGKIIQLLLAGRLDQGLINLDFANYRIKKDKLGSQLKAGGPFSVLDIMIRFHPSKKNVLPRFNKAIEKLLNDGTIKRIYDQYR; encoded by the coding sequence ATGAAACAGTTTGTTTTTTGTTTATTTGCTGCAATCAGTGCAATGCTCCTGTGCATGGCTCAGCCATGTGCTGCTGATACTTTGCGGGTTATGCTGCATACTGGTTCATTTCCGCCTTATTTTTTTGCAGAAGGAGATTCCCGGACCGGGACCATTAAAGATATTTTTTCCGTCCTTGCCAGAGAGACCGGAGACAGCATTGAATATGTACGAGTTCCCTTCAACCGCGCCCTGCTTAAATTTGAAGCCGGGCAGATTGATATTGAGCCCATGACCAATCCGGCCTGGCGCCGGAACTCCAAGGTGCCGGGAATTTACAGCATTCCGTACACTGTCTCCCGAGAGACCGTTCTGTTTAATTCAAGTAGCTATTTCCCGTTTCATGGCCCGGAGGACTTCTGGGGTAAAACCGTCGGGGTGGTCAGAGGGTATCGTTATCCGGAATTTGATTCTTACTTTGCAGATGGGCGCATTATTGATCACCGTCTTGAAAATGAAGGCAAAATCATCCAGCTTCTGCTGGCCGGGCGTTTGGATCAGGGGCTGATTAATCTGGATTTTGCGAATTACCGAATCAAAAAAGATAAGCTCGGATCACAATTGAAAGCGGGCGGACCGTTCAGTGTCCTTGATATCATGATCCGCTTTCATCCCAGCAAAAAAAATGTGCTGCCGCGATTCAACAAAGCCATTGAGAAGCTGTTGAATGACGGGACGATCAAGAGAATTTATGATCAGTATCGATAG
- a CDS encoding type II toxin-antitoxin system RelE/ParE family toxin produces MNFKLTNKAYADLKNIARYTQKTWGTAQRNDYLTQMDSTFHMLAENYRLGVSCDHIRNGYRKYPVGKHLIFYHIAKSTVIISRILHQSMDVERKL; encoded by the coding sequence ATGAATTTCAAGCTAACCAATAAAGCTTATGCTGACTTGAAAAACATTGCGCGATACACTCAAAAGACATGGGGGACCGCACAGCGCAATGACTATCTGACCCAAATGGATTCGACCTTCCATATGCTTGCAGAAAATTATAGACTTGGTGTGAGCTGTGATCACATCCGAAATGGATACCGTAAATATCCGGTAGGAAAACATCTCATTTTTTATCACATAGCTAAAAGCACAGTCATAATCAGCAGGATTTTGCATCAAAGCATGGATGTGGAACGAAAACTTTAG
- the rpsI gene encoding 30S ribosomal protein S9, giving the protein MSKDFNYATGRRKNAVARTRLYEGTGAITVNGKNYEDYFPRKTLQMIVQQPLKLTKTLGKFDIKVNADGGGVAGQAQAVRHGISRALIEIDPELRPILKRAGLLTRDARKKERKKYGQPGARAKFQYSKR; this is encoded by the coding sequence ATGAGTAAAGATTTCAATTACGCTACTGGCAGAAGAAAGAACGCTGTTGCCCGTACCCGCCTTTATGAGGGAACCGGTGCAATCACCGTTAACGGTAAAAATTACGAAGATTACTTTCCTCGTAAAACCCTGCAGATGATCGTTCAGCAGCCCCTGAAACTGACCAAGACCCTCGGCAAGTTCGACATCAAAGTCAACGCTGACGGCGGTGGAGTTGCAGGTCAGGCTCAGGCTGTAAGACACGGCATCTCCCGCGCACTGATCGAGATCGATCCTGAACTTCGTCCGATCCTCAAACGTGCCGGTCTCCTGACCCGTGATGCTCGTAAGAAAGAGCGTAAAAAATACGGTCAGCCCGGTGCACGCGCCAAATTCCAGTACTCCAAACGTTAA